One region of Paraburkholderia phymatum STM815 genomic DNA includes:
- a CDS encoding LysR family transcriptional regulator has translation MELRHIRYFLAVAEERNVTRAAERLGIGQPPLSQQIHALEDELGVRLFRRTGHGVVLTEAGESFAADAKRILHDTRLAVENAQSAGRGEIGQFNIGFTGSAAFNPVVSKLIRAYRQAYPNVTLTLAEGNTAQLLAYLDDDRVDVAFVRLGSQSPAGVQFHHIAIEPMKIVLPATHRLAKKRKIALSALAEDPFVMLPREASPTLHDVIVGACREAGFEPIAGQQAPQLSSVVNLVAAEFGVSLVPASVCQIQVEGVVYTDVLGSSISIRLALASRIESTPAKTANFLEKALAFASPID, from the coding sequence ATGGAATTGCGCCATATCCGCTACTTTCTCGCCGTCGCCGAAGAGCGCAATGTCACCCGCGCAGCCGAGCGGCTGGGTATCGGCCAGCCGCCCCTCAGCCAGCAGATCCACGCGCTCGAAGACGAACTGGGCGTGCGCCTGTTCCGCCGCACGGGGCATGGCGTGGTTCTCACGGAGGCCGGCGAGTCGTTCGCCGCCGATGCGAAGCGCATTCTGCACGACACGCGCCTTGCCGTCGAAAACGCGCAGAGCGCCGGGCGCGGCGAAATCGGACAGTTCAATATAGGCTTTACCGGTTCGGCGGCTTTCAATCCTGTCGTGTCGAAGCTGATCCGCGCCTACCGCCAGGCCTATCCGAACGTCACGCTCACGCTGGCCGAAGGCAATACCGCGCAACTGCTCGCGTATCTCGACGACGACCGCGTGGATGTCGCGTTCGTGCGTCTCGGCAGTCAGTCGCCCGCCGGTGTGCAGTTCCATCACATCGCCATCGAGCCGATGAAGATCGTGCTCCCCGCCACGCACCGTCTCGCGAAGAAGCGCAAGATCGCGCTGTCCGCGCTCGCGGAAGATCCGTTCGTGATGCTGCCTAGAGAGGCGAGTCCCACGCTGCATGATGTGATCGTCGGCGCGTGCAGAGAGGCGGGATTCGAACCGATAGCCGGGCAGCAGGCGCCGCAGCTGTCGTCCGTCGTGAACCTGGTCGCAGCGGAATTCGGCGTGTCGCTGGTGCCGGCTTCCGTGTGTCAGATTCAGGTCGAAGGCGTCGTATACACGGACGTGCTCGGCAGTTCTATCTCGATTCGTCTCGCGCTGGCGTCGCGCATCGAATCGACGCCGGCCAAGACCGCCAACTTTCTCGAGAAGGCGTTGGCGTTCGCTTCTCCGATCGACTAG
- the sdhC gene encoding succinate dehydrogenase, cytochrome b556 subunit, with protein MADTLKKPRPEFRNIGIGQILTAYRLPLAGRVSILHRVSGGLLFVFLPFLLYLFDQSLSSELSFEVFKGFLSNIIVKLITLVLGWAFLFHFCAGVRHLLMDMNHDAVSKERGKRTSVVVLAVSSILTIAFALKLFGAF; from the coding sequence GTGGCTGACACTTTAAAAAAACCGAGGCCGGAATTCCGGAACATCGGTATCGGACAGATATTGACGGCATACCGTCTCCCGCTGGCGGGGCGCGTGTCGATTCTCCACCGCGTGAGCGGCGGCCTGCTGTTCGTCTTCCTTCCATTCCTGCTTTATCTGTTCGACCAGAGCCTGAGCTCGGAACTGAGCTTCGAGGTGTTCAAGGGCTTCCTGTCGAACATCATCGTCAAGCTGATCACGCTGGTGCTGGGGTGGGCGTTCCTGTTCCACTTCTGCGCGGGCGTGCGCCATCTGCTGATGGACATGAACCACGACGCGGTGTCGAAGGAGCGCGGCAAGCGCACATCGGTGGTCGTGCTCGCCGTGTCGTCGATCCTGACGATCGCCTTCGCGCTCAAACTGTTCGGAGCTTTCTAA
- the sdhD gene encoding succinate dehydrogenase, hydrophobic membrane anchor protein: protein MSANNRVGSKRLVVGAHYGLRDWLAQRITAVIMAVYTLILLGWFFGAQAFSYDGWAGIFATQWMKLATFVTLLSLFYHAWVGVRDIWMDYIKPVGTRLVLQALTIVWLLACAGYAAQILWRV, encoded by the coding sequence ATGTCCGCAAATAACCGGGTTGGCTCGAAGCGCCTCGTCGTGGGCGCGCACTACGGTCTGCGCGACTGGCTCGCGCAGCGCATCACGGCCGTCATCATGGCCGTCTACACCCTCATTCTGCTGGGCTGGTTCTTCGGCGCGCAGGCATTCTCTTACGACGGCTGGGCAGGCATCTTCGCCACGCAATGGATGAAGCTCGCCACGTTCGTCACGCTGCTGTCGCTCTTCTATCACGCGTGGGTCGGCGTGCGCGACATCTGGATGGACTACATCAAGCCCGTGGGCACGCGGCTGGTGCTGCAGGCGCTGACGATCGTCTGGCTGCTCGCGTGCGCGGGCTACGCTGCGCAGATTCTCTGGAGAGTGTAA
- the sdhA gene encoding succinate dehydrogenase flavoprotein subunit, which yields MVAIKNSLPRRKFDVVIVGAGGSGMRASLQLARAGLSVCVLSKVFPTRSHTVAAQGGIGASLGNMSEDNWHYHFYDTIKGSDWLGDQDAIEFMCREAPNAVYELEHFGMPFDRNADGTIYQRPFGGHTANYGEKPVQRACAAADRTGHALLHTLYQQNVAAKTTFFVEWMALDLIRDADGDVLGVTALEMETGDVYILEGKTTLFATGGAGRIFAASTNAFINTGDGLGMAARAGIPLEDMEFWQFHPTGVAGAGVLITEGVRGEGGILRNANGERFMERYAPTLKDLAPRDFVSRSMDQEIKEGRGVGPNKDHVLLDLSHIGAETIMKRLPSIREIALKFANVDCIKEPIPVVPTIHYQMGGIPTNIHGQVVGTAKGHEDPINGFYAVGECSCVSVHGANRLGTNSLLDLVVFGRAAGNHIVRHVKEIKEHKPLPADAADFALSRLAKLDSSSSGEYAQVVANDIRSTMQKHAGVFRTSALLAEGVERIREVAGRVGNIHLKDKSKVFNTARVEALEVENLIEVARATMVSAEARKESRGAHAQNDFEHRDDENWLRHTLWYSEGDRLDYKPVHMNPLTVESVPPKARTF from the coding sequence ATGGTTGCAATCAAGAATTCCCTGCCGCGCCGCAAATTTGACGTGGTCATCGTCGGCGCGGGCGGCTCGGGCATGCGCGCGTCGCTGCAGCTCGCGCGCGCGGGCCTCTCCGTGTGCGTGCTCTCGAAGGTGTTCCCGACGCGTTCGCACACCGTCGCGGCGCAGGGCGGCATCGGCGCGTCGCTCGGCAACATGAGCGAAGACAACTGGCACTACCACTTCTACGACACGATCAAGGGCTCCGACTGGCTCGGCGACCAGGACGCGATCGAGTTCATGTGCCGCGAAGCGCCGAACGCGGTCTACGAACTGGAACACTTCGGCATGCCGTTCGACCGCAACGCGGACGGCACGATCTACCAGCGCCCGTTCGGCGGCCACACCGCGAACTACGGCGAGAAGCCCGTGCAGCGCGCGTGCGCTGCCGCTGACCGGACCGGCCACGCGCTGCTGCACACGCTGTACCAGCAGAACGTCGCGGCGAAGACGACGTTCTTCGTCGAATGGATGGCGCTGGACCTGATCCGCGACGCCGATGGCGACGTGCTCGGGGTGACCGCGCTGGAAATGGAAACGGGCGACGTCTATATCCTCGAAGGCAAGACCACGCTGTTCGCCACGGGCGGCGCGGGCCGCATCTTTGCGGCATCGACGAATGCGTTCATCAACACGGGCGACGGCCTGGGCATGGCCGCACGCGCGGGCATCCCGCTCGAGGACATGGAATTCTGGCAGTTCCACCCGACGGGCGTGGCGGGCGCGGGCGTGCTGATCACTGAAGGCGTGCGCGGCGAAGGCGGCATTCTGCGCAACGCGAACGGCGAGCGCTTCATGGAGCGCTACGCGCCGACGCTGAAGGACCTGGCGCCGCGCGATTTCGTCTCGCGCTCGATGGACCAGGAGATTAAGGAAGGCCGCGGCGTGGGCCCGAACAAGGACCACGTGCTGCTGGACCTGTCGCACATCGGCGCGGAGACGATCATGAAGCGTCTGCCGTCGATCCGCGAGATCGCGCTGAAGTTCGCAAACGTCGACTGCATCAAGGAGCCGATCCCGGTTGTTCCGACCATCCACTACCAGATGGGCGGCATTCCGACGAACATCCACGGTCAGGTCGTGGGCACCGCGAAGGGCCACGAAGACCCGATCAACGGCTTCTACGCCGTGGGCGAATGCTCGTGCGTGTCGGTGCACGGGGCAAACCGGCTGGGCACGAACTCGCTGCTCGACCTGGTGGTGTTCGGCCGCGCGGCGGGCAACCACATCGTCAGGCACGTGAAGGAAATCAAGGAACACAAGCCGCTGCCGGCCGATGCAGCCGATTTCGCGCTCTCGCGTCTGGCGAAGCTCGACAGCTCGAGCTCGGGCGAGTACGCGCAGGTTGTCGCGAACGACATCCGCTCGACGATGCAAAAGCATGCGGGCGTGTTCCGCACGTCGGCGCTGCTGGCCGAAGGCGTCGAACGCATTCGCGAAGTGGCCGGCCGTGTGGGCAACATCCACCTGAAGGACAAGTCGAAGGTATTCAACACGGCGCGCGTGGAAGCGCTCGAAGTGGAGAACCTGATCGAAGTGGCGCGCGCGACGATGGTGTCGGCCGAGGCGCGCAAGGAAAGCCGCGGCGCACACGCGCAGAACGACTTCGAACATCGCGACGACGAGAACTGGCTGCGCCATACGCTGTGGTACAGCGAAGGCGACCGCCTCGACTACAAGCCGGTGCACATGAACCCGCTGACGGTCGAATCGGTGCCGCCCAAAGCGCGTACCTTCTAA